A region of Thiofilum sp. DNA encodes the following proteins:
- a CDS encoding 7-cyano-7-deazaguanine/7-aminomethyl-7-deazaguanine transporter: MNTSVAPSRNPLALLVVFHLLVIAASNYLVQIPVSFGSVTTTWGAFTFPLIFLATDLTVRLYGAAVARKIIFFAMLPALVVSYVFSVIFYQGEFQGLAPLLTFNSFVGRIALASLLAYLIGQLLDVKVFGLVRQHFTQRWWVAPAVSTVIGGLVDTLVFFGVAFYQSSDAFMAANWPEIATVDYAVKLLVSLLIFVPAYGVAMRTLAAWFMKNQALNA, encoded by the coding sequence ATGAATACTTCCGTCGCGCCTAGTCGCAATCCTTTAGCACTTTTAGTGGTGTTTCACCTGCTCGTGATTGCCGCGAGTAATTATCTAGTCCAAATCCCCGTAAGCTTTGGCAGTGTGACCACCACATGGGGCGCATTTACTTTCCCCTTAATCTTTTTAGCCACGGATTTAACGGTGCGTCTGTATGGAGCCGCTGTGGCGCGTAAGATTATTTTCTTTGCCATGTTGCCCGCTTTAGTGGTGTCGTATGTGTTTTCGGTCATTTTTTATCAAGGTGAGTTTCAAGGCTTAGCGCCTTTATTGACCTTTAATAGCTTTGTAGGGCGTATTGCTTTAGCGAGTTTACTAGCTTATCTGATAGGGCAATTACTGGATGTGAAAGTGTTTGGTTTAGTACGCCAGCATTTCACCCAACGCTGGTGGGTAGCGCCTGCGGTCTCTACCGTAATAGGTGGCTTAGTCGATACCCTAGTCTTTTTCGGAGTTGCCTTTTATCAAAGCTCTGATGCATTTATGGCCGCGAATTGGCCTGAAATTGCTACGGTTGATTATGCGGTGAAACTATTAGTGAGTTTATTGATTTTTGTCCCAGCTTATGGGGTAGCGATGCGTACTCTTGCGGCGTGGTTTATGAAAAACCAAGCACTGAATGCTTAA
- a CDS encoding tellurite resistance TerB family protein, which yields MDINNLFDQLLKTGKDMAQKGQSMAQEQISNVTNSNDPMAKLKSGAMAAGVLALLLGTKRGRGATSTALKVGSVAALGGLAYQMYQKWQSGQLGGTTAQADAQPPLLPVQDEVQATRLDAETLLKVMIAAAKADGHVDQAELATIREQLKAYELGAQLNDLILTEMTKPTTVDEIAALANNDKAAAIEVYLVSKLVAGEANEAEKAYLAQLQQALGLPDALVQGV from the coding sequence ATGGATATTAATAATTTATTTGATCAATTACTAAAAACTGGCAAAGACATGGCGCAAAAAGGTCAGTCTATGGCGCAAGAGCAAATCAGTAATGTGACCAATAGCAATGATCCTATGGCTAAACTCAAAAGCGGTGCAATGGCGGCGGGGGTATTAGCCTTATTGCTAGGTACTAAGCGTGGTCGTGGTGCAACCTCTACGGCTTTAAAAGTAGGAAGTGTGGCAGCCTTAGGTGGTTTGGCTTATCAGATGTATCAAAAATGGCAGTCTGGTCAATTAGGCGGTACTACCGCTCAAGCGGATGCTCAGCCTCCTTTATTGCCCGTACAAGACGAAGTGCAAGCTACCCGTTTAGATGCTGAAACCTTATTAAAGGTGATGATTGCCGCTGCTAAAGCCGATGGTCATGTAGATCAAGCTGAACTAGCGACTATTCGTGAGCAATTAAAAGCTTATGAATTAGGTGCACAACTCAATGATCTGATTCTCACCGAAATGACTAAACCTACTACGGTTGATGAGATTGCAGCACTAGCCAATAATGACAAAGCCGCCGCGATTGAAGTGTATTTGGTGTCTAAGTTAGTGGCAGGTGAGGCTAATGAAGCAGAAAAAGCTTATTTGGCTCAATTGCAACAAGCGTTAGGTTTACCTGATGCCTTAGTGCAAGGCGTCTAA
- the rlmKL gene encoding bifunctional 23S rRNA (guanine(2069)-N(7))-methyltransferase RlmK/23S rRNA (guanine(2445)-N(2))-methyltransferase RlmL gives MTETASLPSTAIATDLANRLQKNLRKLKPFIKSGQTNAYRIYDADMPEYAIAIDRYGEWLHVQEYAAPSTIEPEVAERRLQLVMNTLPEVLNVPPERIVLKQRRMQKGLEQYQRLGSAGQSLTVFEHGAKFKVNLVDYLDTGLFLDHRPMRWWMQQHAKGKRVLNLFCYTGAVSVHAALGGAARVDSVDMSATYLDWAEDNFRLNNLPVENYRFIQDDVTEWLPVCPHRYDIIFLDPPTFSNSKRMRADFDVQRDQVWLINQAMKVLNPKGILVFSNNFRRFKLDPIINERYHVTDYHQQSLPLDFERNPKIHACWLIQLK, from the coding sequence ATGACCGAAACTGCATCATTACCTAGTACAGCCATTGCCACTGATTTAGCTAATCGCTTACAAAAAAATCTACGTAAGCTCAAGCCGTTTATTAAATCAGGGCAAACCAATGCTTATCGGATTTATGATGCAGATATGCCGGAATACGCCATAGCGATTGATCGTTATGGCGAATGGTTGCATGTGCAGGAATATGCAGCCCCTAGTACTATCGAACCAGAAGTCGCCGAGCGCCGCTTACAATTAGTGATGAATACTTTGCCTGAGGTGCTGAATGTGCCGCCTGAGCGTATTGTGCTTAAGCAGCGCCGGATGCAAAAGGGCTTAGAGCAATATCAGCGTTTAGGCAGTGCAGGGCAGTCTTTAACGGTATTTGAGCACGGTGCTAAGTTTAAGGTGAACTTGGTTGACTATTTAGATACGGGTTTATTTCTTGATCATCGCCCGATGCGTTGGTGGATGCAGCAACACGCTAAAGGCAAACGGGTCTTGAATCTGTTTTGTTATACCGGAGCGGTGAGTGTCCATGCAGCCCTAGGGGGCGCGGCACGGGTGGATAGTGTGGATATGTCCGCTACCTATTTAGATTGGGCAGAGGATAATTTTCGCCTTAATAATTTGCCCGTTGAAAATTACCGCTTTATTCAAGACGATGTGACTGAGTGGCTGCCTGTCTGTCCGCATCGCTATGATATTATTTTTCTTGATCCTCCCACCTTTAGTAATTCCAAACGCATGCGAGCGGATTTTGATGTGCAACGCGATCAAGTCTGGCTCATCAATCAAGCGATGAAGGTACTGAACCCTAAGGGGATTTTGGTTTTCTCGAATAATTTCCGCCGCTTTAAGCTCGATCCTATTATTAACGAGCGCTATCACGTCACTGATTATCATCAGCAATCCCTACCCCTAGACTTTGAGCGTAATCCTAAGATTCATGCGTGTTGGTTGATCCAGCTTAAGTAG
- a CDS encoding YgiQ family radical SAM protein encodes MSALSHTILQPPIAKPLFEFPKYWAECYGTAEYLPMSRKEMDKLGWDSCDIIIVTGDAYVDHPSFGMAVIGRVLEAQGFRVGIIAQPDWQSKDAFMALGKPNLFFGVAAGNMDSMINRYTADRKIRSDDAYTPNNIGGKRPDRASIVYSQRCKEAYPDVPIILGGIEASLRRIAHFDYWQEQVRRSILIDAAADLLLYGNAERAVVEVAHRIAEGEKIADITDVRGTAFIRRGSPEGWMEIDSTRVDQPGKIDRIINPYLNTTDMDECEIEKRNVQWFEYQDPRSKRPDEHKLTFHPRARLDRAKTVIRLPSFEKVSKDKILYAHANRVLHLETNPGNARALVQKHGSQDVWINPPPIPLTTPEMDYVFGLTYARLPHPAYEGAKIPAYEMIRFSVNIMRGCFGGCTFCSITEHEGRIIQNRSRESIIREVEEIRDKVPGFTGVISDLGGPTANMYRLACKDPKIEASCRKPSCVYPGICHNLNTDHAELKALYREARTLPGIKKVLIGSGLRYDLAVKDPEYVKELVTHHVGGYLKIAPEHTEEAPLSKMMKPGIGAYDDFKRLFEKYSKEAGKEQYLIPYFIAAHPGTTDEDMLNLALWLKKNGFRADQVQAFYPSPMASATTMYYTEKNPLHQVTYKSEKVHTAKSPEQRKLHKAFLRWHDPKNWPLLRKAIADMGRQELIGDGENQLIPHYKKGEEALEYVSHRRKNSDKAHQKRVEAREQAKQPVPTASNNPSKPAKTGQKVSTQTSTSAKGNSAKGKTPQKGTILTQHTGLPPRAGNKPSSKSR; translated from the coding sequence ATGTCTGCCTTAAGCCATACCATACTCCAACCACCTATTGCTAAGCCCTTGTTTGAATTCCCAAAATACTGGGCGGAATGCTACGGCACGGCTGAATACCTGCCTATGTCGCGCAAAGAAATGGATAAACTCGGCTGGGACTCCTGCGATATTATTATTGTCACAGGCGACGCCTATGTCGATCATCCGTCCTTTGGTATGGCAGTGATTGGGCGCGTATTAGAGGCACAAGGCTTTCGAGTCGGAATTATTGCTCAACCCGATTGGCAATCCAAAGACGCATTCATGGCATTGGGTAAGCCCAACCTGTTTTTTGGTGTGGCAGCGGGCAATATGGATTCGATGATCAATCGCTACACGGCGGATCGCAAAATTCGCTCGGATGATGCCTATACGCCTAATAATATCGGCGGTAAACGTCCTGATCGTGCCTCGATTGTGTACTCCCAACGCTGCAAAGAAGCTTATCCTGATGTGCCGATTATTTTAGGGGGTATTGAAGCCTCATTACGCCGTATTGCTCATTTTGACTATTGGCAAGAACAAGTACGGCGCTCGATTTTAATCGATGCTGCCGCTGATTTATTGCTCTATGGCAATGCCGAACGTGCTGTGGTTGAAGTAGCGCACCGCATTGCTGAAGGTGAAAAAATTGCCGACATTACCGATGTGCGCGGCACGGCGTTTATTCGTCGTGGTTCGCCTGAGGGGTGGATGGAAATTGACTCCACCCGTGTCGATCAGCCGGGCAAAATTGATCGCATTATCAATCCCTATCTGAATACCACCGACATGGACGAGTGCGAAATTGAAAAGCGCAATGTGCAATGGTTTGAGTACCAAGACCCACGCTCTAAGCGTCCAGACGAGCATAAACTCACGTTCCATCCTCGCGCCCGACTGGATCGCGCTAAGACGGTGATTCGTTTGCCGTCTTTTGAAAAGGTGAGCAAAGACAAAATCCTCTACGCCCACGCTAATCGTGTCTTACACCTCGAAACTAATCCGGGCAATGCCAGAGCCTTAGTACAAAAACACGGTAGTCAAGATGTATGGATTAATCCGCCGCCGATTCCATTGACCACACCCGAAATGGATTATGTGTTTGGCTTGACCTATGCCCGCTTGCCGCATCCGGCGTATGAGGGAGCGAAAATTCCCGCGTATGAGATGATTCGTTTCTCGGTGAATATTATGCGCGGTTGCTTTGGTGGCTGTACCTTTTGCTCGATTACCGAACACGAGGGGCGCATTATTCAAAACCGTTCGCGCGAGTCGATCATTCGTGAAGTGGAGGAAATCCGCGATAAAGTTCCGGGCTTTACCGGAGTGATTTCGGATTTGGGCGGCCCTACCGCGAATATGTATCGCCTCGCGTGTAAAGACCCCAAAATTGAAGCCTCATGCCGTAAGCCTAGCTGTGTCTATCCGGGGATTTGTCACAACCTCAATACCGATCATGCCGAGCTCAAAGCACTGTATCGTGAAGCGCGTACCTTACCCGGTATTAAGAAGGTACTGATTGGTTCGGGCTTGCGTTATGACTTGGCGGTTAAAGACCCCGAATATGTCAAAGAATTAGTCACCCATCATGTGGGGGGCTATCTCAAAATTGCCCCCGAACACACCGAGGAAGCACCGCTTTCCAAAATGATGAAGCCGGGAATTGGAGCCTATGATGATTTTAAACGTCTGTTTGAAAAGTACTCGAAAGAGGCGGGCAAAGAGCAATATTTAATCCCGTACTTTATCGCCGCACACCCCGGCACGACCGATGAGGATATGCTCAATCTAGCGCTGTGGCTCAAGAAAAATGGGTTTCGTGCCGATCAAGTGCAAGCGTTTTACCCCTCGCCGATGGCGTCTGCGACCACGATGTATTACACCGAAAAGAACCCTTTACATCAGGTGACGTACAAAAGCGAAAAGGTACATACCGCTAAATCACCGGAGCAGCGCAAACTGCACAAAGCGTTTTTACGTTGGCACGACCCGAAAAATTGGCCGTTATTACGCAAAGCCATAGCCGATATGGGACGCCAAGAATTGATAGGTGACGGTGAAAACCAATTGATTCCACACTATAAAAAGGGCGAGGAGGCATTAGAGTATGTGTCGCATCGCCGTAAGAACAGTGATAAAGCGCATCAAAAACGGGTAGAGGCACGAGAGCAGGCTAAACAGCCTGTACCCACAGCCAGCAATAATCCATCTAAGCCAGCTAAAACGGGGCAAAAAGTGAGTACTCAGACGAGTACTTCAGCAAAGGGGAATAGTGCGAAGGGTAAGACGCCGCAGAAGGGGACAATATTGACTCAGCATACGGGGTTGCCGCCACGAGCAGGTAATAAGCCTAGTTCAAAATCACGTTAG